The genomic window TTAATCTGGTTCCTTTCACTTTTGGACGAGAAACCACATCGCATGATCTACACCTTCTTACCCATGTGAAGCTGCACATGTTTGAGGTATAGTGTTTACTAGTGAGACCAAAACCTAACACCATCTTTCGCTCCATTCAATCCTTCAGTTTCAAACCCCTTTTTTTACTTTATGTTCTAACTTAGTTTATTTTCGCGTTCTAATTTGTAGTTTAGTTAAAACTCCTTTTATTCTTGTTTCCTAGCAACAGATAGAATAGACCATTTCCAAATTATGGTTTGGGTGCGAATATAGCTACACAGACAACATAGTTGGGGGGGTGGTAGTGCCTTCCTATTCGCTCCCCGTGGGATTCAACACTTATCATGAAATGCAATAGCCATGTGCCCTTGCAGGTCATCAAAGACATCGACTCAACCTTGGTTTGTCATGTCACTATGACCTAGCCTAACACAAACCAAAATGAATTTACCATGGTTTGTCCCCTCTCACGTCCAGTCAAAGCCCTACACAGATCGGGCCCCACGGATCAGCACACTGTCTGAAACCATATGCGGGAGGGTCAGAACTAAGCATGCCACTTAATTCAAGGGTTCATAGAAGTTCTCAAGGGCCCGCGGGCATTTTGTTTACGGCTCTGTCAATGGTCGGTATTAGAGCACTTTTGCCTCCCTTAGCATATATATCTAGCTTCCACTTAAAACTAAAGTGTTCCTTGGGGGGTTGTCTGGTAACGTTGCTTACTGCTGATCCGGTGGCTGAGAGACATGGCCCTTCTAATGGCTTGGTGTTCTCCCTGGGAGGGAGAAAACATTGACCATATGTTCTTCTCATGTATTCTGGTGAAGATCATGTGGGCTAGCGTTAAAAAAATTATAATTTTACCTAGAAAACCTCTAGCTTCACTAATTTCTTTTCCATTGACCAAAGTGTTCCCTCTTTGCATTGAAACATAATTTGGACATGATTTCGATGCTTTGTTGGTCCTTTTGGTCGGCGTGCAATAATATGGCCAGATAGCTGCATTTTCAAAATGTTTATATGTCTTTAGTTGTGGCTTCTAGTGAAAAATTGAAGAAAAAGCTATGGATGAAGAATATACGGCTCTAATGAAGCGTAACACCTGGCACTTAGTATTCCATCTCGAGGTAAAAACATGATGGTTGACAAACAAGTTTATCCCAGTTATAAAGTGTGCCTTATTACTATAGGCTTCAAGAAGCATTACTGTTTTGATTATCAGGATGCTAACCCTATTGTAAAAGCTTCCACCATAAGACTTGTATTACGCACAATAGTCTCCAAAGGGTGGTGTTTATGCTTGTTCTGCAGAACACGTCAATTCTCAATGTTATGTAAGAGGAAGTGTATCTCAAAGAACCACTGGTATATGAAAATGGCTACACATATCACTATTTTTGCAAACATGTCAAAGCACACTATTGCCTTAAAGAGGCCCCTTGAGCATGATACTCTTGATCAAGCATCTCACTTGTTGGGCAGGCTAACATACAGACCTATCATGCTTCTTCCACGATAGCATCATCTCCCATGAAATCCTACATTGAGAGAAAAGTGTTATTTAAGTACACATGTCCAACTCAACAATTCATATGCAGCGCATAAATTCATACAAATGAGAAACGTTCTTACTTCCAGGTGCATGTTGGAAAATATATCATCCATTGAGAAGGCATTGATTTCATTCGGTTGATCATTAAGAGGTTGTTGATCAAGTGTGCCTTCTTGCATAGGAAGAATGCTAGCTCCATCCCCGCCATCAAGTGGTTGAGTCAGTGAGAAGAAATTGTTTGTTTGGAGGTTGTGAAGCATCGAAGTAGTTCCTTCACTGTTGACCAGATGAGTATCTTCAGTTGAAGTTCTACTTGCATCAAGTGCAGAGCTACCATTCAACATCATTCCTACCGAGCTTGTGTTGCTTGCCATGTTGAATGGTGCCATCTGCTCAGTGAAGCCTCCCATTGATGTGGTGTTGCTTATGAATGTTGCCTTTTCATTTTGCAGAGGCAGACGACCAGATGACATTGCATAGCTCTCTAGTTGGTTGATATGTGGGAAGTTCACCTGTGATGCGACAAGAGACCTCCCGCCACCAATTGTTGTATTTGCAAATGAACTTTGACGGTTGGAAGGGGTTTTGCCTTTGCTTATCTCCATTAGCTTGCCACACATGAGGTCAGCATAGTAATTACTATTATTGAATGAAGGAAATTCATCTAACATTATCTCATTGGGTATGTTGTTGTATAGGCTGACGGGAGGGTCACCAAAACCTGTGAATCTTCTCGCGTCCGCAAGTTGTTTCCCAACATACCTCGGCATTCTACCATCATGGAGGTATGACCCCATGTAGGAGTTGCTTTGGATGTTCATTGGTGGAGCCAAGTGACCCGTTGCACTATAATTGTTTGTACTCCAAGAGGCAGTGTCGCTAGAGGACACACTCCATCTTCCATGTTCATGATTATGCATGAAATTGCCCTTGTTGTTCATGTTGTACGATGAGTTCCATCTTTCATATGCATTGCCACAGGGATTTGAGTTGACTCTTTTTAAGTGCAATCTATACTTCTGAAATAAAAAGGCAGCCAAAATAACAAGGTATGAGATGGATCCTCGTCGGAAAAAAAAATAACGGTAAACATGTGAGTACAAAAAGAACCGAAGATGTTGCATGGGTAAAAATACACCTAAAAATATGGGGCATGCATTATATGAGATAAGCCTCGCATTTTAAGGGACACGTTTAATTAAAATTACACTTCATGATAGTTGCATTGCTAGAGCTTTGACTGATATGTTCCCCAGAAAATAAAAGCTTGCACTTATATATGACAAAATGTTAGACTACGAGTAATAGTAACAAGAACATAGAAATTTAGCATAAAGGTCGAAAATAAACCTGTAGATGACTCGCGATATTCTCTCTACTGAGGTAATCCACATTCATCAGCTCCAATACCTTTTTTGGAACAGCCCCTACAATTATGTAATAAAAAATTATAATGAAAATATCGAGCAACCAACATTGTCGATGAATGAGGCACAAGATGTGAATTCTTACTATCAAGGCCAATCTGGTTGATAGCTTCTAAAAACTTGTTGTGTAGCTCAATTGTCCATGTCACCCTGGGCTTGCTGTGGGTGGCGGATATATATGTGCTCTCATTGTGCTCGTTAGAATCATCTCCAACATTTCTCTTATTCCCCGATAACTTACTCTTATCAGCAGTCGCCGATTGAACTCTCTGGACATCACTGTCATGATCACTGATGTGGCTTATTGCTTTGGGATTTCTCCACCTTTGAACATGTTGCCATATGTTTTTGAGCTCATGGGTACACACTGGCTTCACCATAAAGTCAGACGCGCCATGATCTATCCCCTTCATCACAACCTTCTTGTCGCAATCGGCGGATAGCACTGCATGCCATATGACCAATGACTTAGATTTAGAATTTAGAAAATCACAAATCTATGAAGTGTACATATGTTTTTGTCAAAGTGCCTATAGACAAAAAAGCATTTCAATGTTCAATTTTATAATTCTGCTTCAATGCAGACTAAGTGGGAAATTTTTCACACATTGAATAGGAAGATACGGAAATAATGGCTAAAACAATAACGGTAACACAATACCTAAGCCATATCACGACATGTTCCACGTAGGGAAAACACATCATCATGTCTATCTATTGGTGAACCTGAAGGTCAAGTAATATTA from Triticum aestivum cultivar Chinese Spring chromosome 3B, IWGSC CS RefSeq v2.1, whole genome shotgun sequence includes these protein-coding regions:
- the LOC123066514 gene encoding two-component response regulator ORR24-like — translated: MATMGGDRRQMMEDAAEDKFPEGLRVLVVDDDRVCLKVLEALLRRCKYQPTTVRDGNTALRMLMAGKQQFDLVIIDVRMPDMDGFKLLELIRLEMDLPVIMLSADCDKKVVMKGIDHGASDFMVKPVCTHELKNIWQHVQRWRNPKAISHISDHDSDVQRVQSATADKSKLSGNKRNVGDDSNEHNESTYISATHSKPRVTWTIELHNKFLEAINQIGLDRAVPKKVLELMNVDYLSRENIASHLQKYRLHLKRVNSNPCGNAYERWNSSYNMNNKGNFMHNHEHGRWSVSSSDTASWSTNNYSATGHLAPPMNIQSNSYMGSYLHDGRMPRYVGKQLADARRFTGFGDPPVSLYNNIPNEIMLDEFPSFNNSNYYADLMCGKLMEISKGKTPSNRQSSFANTTIGGGRSLVASQVNFPHINQLESYAMSSGRLPLQNEKATFISNTTSMGGFTEQMAPFNMASNTSSVGMMLNGSSALDASRTSTEDTHLVNSEGTTSMLHNLQTNNFFSLTQPLDGGDGASILPMQEGTLDQQPLNDQPNEINAFSMDDIFSNMHLEDFMGDDAIVEEA